Part of the Aquimarina sp. MAR_2010_214 genome is shown below.
TTTTGGAATGGATATTGTAATTGCATATTCAATTAACATGTATGTCAAATAATAACAATGCCCTAAACTATGAAAAAGTATATTATAATATTGCTTTTGATAACAAGTATATCTCCTGCTTTTGCGCAAGATAGCCATAAAGCATTCGATTCTGGAGAATGGTTTAAGTTCAGAATTCATTATGGCCTTTTTACAGCTAGTTATGCTACACTTGAAATTAAAAAAGAACAGTTAAATGGGAAATCAGTACACCATATCATTGGTACAGGTAAATCATCCGGTTTTTTAAGTGTCTTTTTTAAAGTAGAAGATTATTATGAAACTTATATTGACATAGATAGAGTAAAACCATATCGTTTCATTCGAAAAATAAATGAGGGAGGACATACCAAGAATATAGAAATTAACTTCGATCATAATGAAAACAAAGCATTAGTTTTCAACAAAAAACACAATACAAAAAAATCTTACCCAATACAATCTGATGTACAAGACATGATGTCTT
Proteins encoded:
- a CDS encoding DUF3108 domain-containing protein — its product is MKKYIIILLLITSISPAFAQDSHKAFDSGEWFKFRIHYGLFTASYATLEIKKEQLNGKSVHHIIGTGKSSGFLSVFFKVEDYYETYIDIDRVKPYRFIRKINEGGHTKNIEINFDHNENKALVFNKKHNTKKSYPIQSDVQDMMSSFYYLRNNINTSSLKKGDEQYVNMFFDNESYRFKLKFLGREIIKTKMGKIACLKFRPYVQADRVFKEEESMTVWVSDDDNRMPVRIKADIVVGSIKADLDAFKGLKHPFKIIVD